One region of Mangifera indica cultivar Alphonso chromosome 3, CATAS_Mindica_2.1, whole genome shotgun sequence genomic DNA includes:
- the LOC123211131 gene encoding LOW QUALITY PROTEIN: probable receptor-like protein kinase At5g61350 (The sequence of the model RefSeq protein was modified relative to this genomic sequence to represent the inferred CDS: inserted 1 base in 1 codon), translating into MKGEGGRVGGTFTSLSLFLSLLLLFQFPPFTSSEKFTPPDNYLIDCGSSQPTKLDDGRTFSSDRDASGYLSTDEDIEVSVDSIPVQNALPLYLSARIFQQESTYTFFISQPGRHWLRLYFHPLPHPSINLTTAVFTVQTDKFVLLHDFSMRSSSEIVFKEYLINTTERFSIVFKPMKDSHAFINAIEVVSAPDSLISDSATAVSPPDTFTGLSNFALEVSYRLNIGGSTITPRNDTLSRTWLPDDQYNIFPQGTKTASVEPGVINYPKGGATPLIAPNSVYATAETMKYAQVMQPNFNLTWKMSVDLTFSYLIRMHFCDIISTGLNELVFNVYINGMMGVSSLDLSTLTNELATAYHKDFVVNASTITNNSIIVQVGPASDFDSGDSGQPNAILNGLEVIKMSNEAGSLDGLFNVDGAYTGGYFSNKRKILAGFILAAGVTAMLFMGVVFIRGQKRPHGYEKRHSFSSWLLPLQGSHNSFKSSKSGSRKSKTTGYSSFFSSQGLGRLFTFHELQNATQNFAEKAVIGVGGFGKVYLGELEDGTKVAIKRGNPSSKQGLNEFHTEIQLLSKLRHRHLVSLIGFCDEQSEMILVYEYMANGPLRDHLYXLICIGAARGLHYLHTGATHGIIHRDVKTTNILLDDNWTAKVADFGLSKAAPMEQAHVSTAVKGSFGYLDPEYFRRQQLTDKSDVYSFGVVLFEVLCARPVINPKLPREQVSLAEWAMNCYRKGTLEKIIYPKIAESISSESLKKYLEAAEKCLAEFGVDRPGMGDVLWNLEYALQLQEAAAQIDSPDKTCLIDLEEPNGENLREDLEAAAAASVDDNSQVKVASTMFSPLGTVQRR; encoded by the exons ATGAAGGGAGAAGGAGGTAGAGTTGGAGGGACTTTTACTTCCTTGTCTCTTTTCCTTTCCCTCCTTCTCCTGTTCCAATTTCCACCCTTTACTTCATCTGAAAAATTCACTCCTCCAGATAATTATCTCATCGATTGTGGCTCCTCTCAACCGACCAAGCTTGATGATGGCCGCACCTTCAGTTCTGATCGTGACGCTTCTGGGTATCTCTCCACAGATGAAGATATTGAAGTTTCTGTCGATTCTATTCCTGTCCAAAATGCTCTTCCTTTGTATCTCTCCGCTAGAATTTTTCAACAAGAGTCTACTTATACTTTTTTCATTTCTCAGCCAGGAAGACATTGGCTTCGCCTTTACTTTCACCCACTTCCTCACCCTTCTATCAATCTCACGACTGCCGTCTTCACCGTCCAGACTGATAAATTTGTTCTCTTGCATGACTTCTCTATGAGAAGCAGCTCTGAAATTGTTTTCAAGGAATATCTCATCAACACTACTGAGAGATTCTCCATTGTTTTCAAGCCCATGAAGGATTCTCATGCGTTTATCAATGCTATAGAAGTTGTTTCGGCTCCTGATTCTCTTATATCCGATTCAGCGACTGCAGTTTCGCCTCCGGATACTTTCACTGGCTTGTCTAACTTCGCCCTTGAAGTATCCTACAGACTGAATATTGGAGGGTCAACTATAACTCCAAGAAATGATACATTGTCAAGAACATGGCTACCTGATGATCAATACAATATTTTCCCTCAAGGCACTAAAACGGCTTCTGTTGAACCGGGAGTCATAAACTATCCAAAAGGCGGTGCAACTCCATTAATCGCCCCCAATTCGGTTTATGCAACTGCTGAAACGATGAAGTATGCTCAAGTGATGCAACCCAATTTCAATCTCACTTGGAAGATGAGTGTTGATCTaactttttcttatttgattagAATGCATTTTTGCGACATCATCAGCACCGGCCTTAATGAATTAGTCTTCAATGTTTATATAAACGGGATGATGGGTGTGTCATCTCTTGATCTCTCAACACTGACTAATGAACTCGCAACCGCATACCATAAAGATTTTGTGGTGAATGCATCCACCATTACCAATAATTCGATCATTGTCCAGGTTGGCCCCGCTAGCGATTTTGACTCAGGCGACTCAGGCCAGCCCAATGCAATTCTTAATGGACTAGAGGTCATCAAGATGAGCAATGAAGCCGGCAGCTTGGATGGTTTATTTAATGTCGATGGCGCGTATACTGGtggttatttttcaaacaaaagGAAGATTCTTGCCGGATTTATTCTCGCGGCGGGAGTGACAGCAATGCTGTTTATGGGTGTAGTTTTCATCCGGGGGCAGAAGAGGCCTCACGGTTACGAGAAACGACACAGTTTCTCATCATGGTTACTTCCTTTACAAGGTAGCCATAATAGCTTCAAGTCCAGCAAGAGCGGCTCCCGTAAGAGCAAGACAACTGGTTACTCTAGTTTCTTCTCCAGTCAAGGCCTTGGTCGGCTCTTTACTTTCCATGAATTACAGAATGCAACACAAAATTTCGCTGAAAAGGCAGTGATTGGGGTTGGTGGGTTCGGCAAAGTTTATCTTGGAGAATTGGAAGATGGAACCAAGGTTGCTATAAAACGTGGAAATCCCAGCTCTAAGCAGGGCTTGAACGAGTTCCACACAGAGATACAATTGCTTTCCAAGCTCAGGCATCGCCATCTCGTATCGCTTATCGGCTTCTGTGATGAACAATCAGAGATGATTCTCGTTTATGAGTACATGGCTAATGGCCCACTTCGCGACCATCTCT GGCTAATTTGCATTGGCGCAGCCCGCGGATTGCATTATCTTCATACTGGTGCAACTCATGGAATCATCCACCGCGATGTGAAGACCACCAATATTCTTCTAGATGATAATTGGACTGCAAAAGTCGCAGACTTTGGTCTATCCAAAGCAGCACCAATGGAGCAAGCCCATGTAAGCACCGCTGTGAAGGGTAGCTTCGGCTACCTCGATCCTGAATACTTCAGGAGACAACAACTCACTGATAAATCAGACGTTTACTCTTTTGGTGTAGTGCTATTTGAGGTGTTATGTGCAAGGCCAGTCATCAACCCAAAGCTACCAAGAGAGCAGGTTAGTTTAGCCGAGTGGGCAATGAATTGTTACAGAAAGGGCACCctggaaaaaataatttatcctaAAATTGCAGAAAGTATTTCCTCAGaatctttgaaaaaatatttagaagCTGCTGAGAAATGTTTAGCTGAATTTGGTGTTGATAGGCCGGGAATGGGAGATGTATTGTGGAACTTAGAGTATGCTTTGCAGCTCCAAGAGGCTGCAGCACAAATTGATTCTCCAGATAAGACCTGTCTCATTGATTTGGAAGAACCAAATGGTGAAAACTTAAGAGAGGACCTTGAAGCTGCTGCCGCGGCTTCAGTTGATGATAATTCTCAGGTAAAAGTTGCTTCTACCATGTTTTCTCCACTTGGCACTGTTCAGAGAAGGTAG
- the LOC123212268 gene encoding probable xyloglucan 6-xylosyltransferase 3, translated as MGQEQYFAPQKRTSGGVLPTANLNGRTSARVAMPRGRQIQKTFNNIKITILCGFVTILVLRGTIGFGNLGSSDADAVNQNLIEETNRFLAGIRSDNDPNDPQDPAESEFNPNITYTLGPKISTWDQDRQAWLAQNGEFPNYVNGKPRFLLVTGSPPKPCDNAIGDHYLLKSIKNKIDYCRIHGIEIVYNMAHLDKELAGYWAKLPLIRKLMLSHPEVEWIWWMDSDAMFTDMVFEIPVAKYENYNLIVHGYPDLMFDQKSWIALNTGSFLFRNCQWSLDLLDAWAPMGPKGVVREEAGKILTANLKGRPDFEADDQSALIYLLLSQKDKWIDKVFLENQYYLHGYWAGLVDRYEEMVEKYHPGLGDERWPFVTHFVGCKPCGSYGDYPVERCLKSMERAFNFADNQVLKLYGFGHRGLLSPKIKRIRNETTTPLEYVDQFDIRRPVHEKSGLQS; from the coding sequence ATGGGTCAAGAGCAATATTTCGCACCTCAGAAGAGAACGTCCGGCGGTGTTCTCCCTACAGCCAACCTCAACGGAAGGACATCAGCCCGTGTAGCAATGCCTCGTGGCAGGCAGATCCAGAAGACTTTTAACAACATCAAGATCACTATCCTTTGTGGCTTTGTCACGATCCTCGTCTTACGTGGCACTATCGGCTTTGGGAATTTGGGAAGTTCTGATGCTGACGCTGTTAATCAGAACCTTATCGAAGAGACCAACCGATTCCTCGCGGGGATCCGTTCTGACAATGATCCCAATGACCCCCAAGACCCAGCCGAGTCCGAGTTTAACCCAAATATTACCTACACTTTGGGTCCGAAAATATCCACCTGGGATCAAGATCGTCAAGCCTGGCTTGCTCAAAACGGTGAGTTTCCTAATTATGTTAATGGAAAACCGAGGTTTTTGTTAGTGACTGGATCGCCTCCTAAGCCTTGTGATAACGCTATTGGTGACCATTACTTGTTGAAGAGTATTAAGAATAAGATAGATTATTGTAGGATTCATGGGATTGAGATTGTTTATAATATGGCTCATTTGGATAAAGAGTTAGCTGGGTATTGGGCGAAATTGCCCTTGATTAGGAAGTTGATGTTGTCTCATCCTGAAGTGGAGTGGATTTGGTGGATGGATAGTGATGCGATGTTTACTGATATGGTGTTTGAGATTCCTGTTGCCAagtatgaaaattataatttgattgttcATGGGTATCCTGATTTGATGTTCGATCAGAAGTCGTGGATTGCGTTGAACACTGGAAGTTTCTTATTTAGAAATTGTCAGTGGTCGTTGGATTTGCTTGATGCATGGGCTCCAATGGGACCAAAAGGGGTGGTAAGAGAGGAGGCAGGGAAGATTTTGACGGCTAATCTGAAAGGGCGGCCGGATTTTGAGGCAGATGATCAGTCTGCTTTGATTTACTTGTTGTTGTCACAGAAGGATAAGTGGATAGATAAGGTGTTCCTGGAGAATCAGTATTATTTGCATGGGTATTGGGCTGGGTTGGTTGATAGGTATGAGGAGATGGTGGAGAAATACCATCCAGGGTTAGGAGATGAAAGGTGGCCGTTTGTGACTCATTTTGTTGGTTGCAAGCCTTGTGGGAGTTATGGGGATTATCCAGTTGAGAGGTGCTTGAAGAGCATGGAGAGGGCTTTTAATTTTGCAGATAATCAAGTTCTTAAGCTATATGGATTTGGTCATAGGGGATTGTTGAGTCCCAAGATTAAGAGGATCAGGAATGAGACAACTACTCCTTTGGAGTATGTGGATCAGTTTGATATTCGCCGTCCTGTGCATGAGAAGAGTGGATTACAGAGCTAG
- the LOC123210815 gene encoding pentatricopeptide repeat-containing protein At5g61370, mitochondrial — translation MHFLLKPNWRCILLQIGNTEKSNHMLRSLCSTKPVNEAPDELKQLCEVVSSSVGGLDDLESSLNRFKVSLTSSLVTRVIDCCNREAPTRRLLRFFLWARQKLNANLEDEDYNHAIRVFAVKKDHTAMNILISDLRKEGRVMETQSFSVVAETLVKLGREDEALGIFKNLDKFKCAQDSVTVSAIVSAFCAKGHARRAEGVVYHHKEKISGVERCIYRSLIYAWSMQENVKEARKIIKEMKSAGFIPDLFCYNTFLRGLCERNLKRNPSGLVPEALNVMMEMRSHKIAPTSISYNVLLSCLGRTRRVKECCQVLELMKKSGCAPDWVSYYLVARVLYLSGRFGKGNKIVDEMIEQGLIPDRKFYYDLIGVLCGVERVNFALELFERMKESSLGGYGPVYDVLIPKLCRGGNFEKGKELWDEALATGATLCCSSDVLDPTITEVFKPTRKVAEVNLDHRALKP, via the coding sequence ATGCACTTCTTATTGAAACCAAATTGGCGGTGCATTTTGCTGCAAATTGGGAATACCGAGAAATCCAACCATATGTTACGCTCTCTCTGCTCGACAAAACCTGTTAATGAAGCACCAGACGAGCTGAAACAGCTGTGTGAAGTTGTTTCAAGCTCAGTAGGCGGTTTAGATGATCTAGAATCAAGTTTAAATCGGTTTAAAGTTTCTTTAACTTCATCCCTCGTTACCCGAGTTATAGATTGTTGCAATCGTGAAGCACCCACTAGAAGATTATTACGTTTTTTCTTGTGGGCAAGACAGAAATTGAATGCGAATTTGGAAGATGAGGATTATAATCACGCAATTCGGGTTTTCGCTGTAAAGAAGGATCATACAGCTATGAATATATTGATTTCAGATCTTCGGAAAGAGGGTCGGGTAATGGAGACTCAGAGTTTTAGTGTTGTAGCTGAGACGTTGGTTAAATTAGGGAGAGAAGATGAGGCATTGGGCATTTTCAAGAACCTGGACAAGTTCAAATGTGCACAAGATAGTGTTACAGTGAGTGCCATTGTTAGTGCCTTTTGTGCCAAGGGGCATGCAAGAAGAGCAGAAGGGGTTGTTTATCACCATAAGGAGAAGATATCTGGCGTGGAGCGTTGTATTTATAGGAGTCTTATTTACGCATGGTCTATGCAAGAGAATGTGAAGGAAGCGCGAAAAATTATTAAGGAGATGAAATCAGCAGGGTTTATACCGGACTTGTTTTGCTATAACACATTCCTTAGAGGCTTGTGTGAGAGAAACCTCAAACGAAACCCTTCTGGTCTTGTTCCTGAAGCTTTGAATGTTATGATGGAAATGAGGTCTCATAAAATTGCTCCTACCTCGATTAGTTATAATGTATTGCTTTCCTGTTTAGGGAGGACACGAAGAGTGAAGGAATGTTGTCAAGTGCTTGAATTGATGAAAAAGTCGGGTTGTGCTCCGGATTGGGTTAGTTATTATCTTGTTGCAAGGGTATTGTATTTGAGCGGGAGGTTTGGAAAAGGTAATAAGATAGTGGATGAGATGATTGAACAAGGATTGATACCTGATCGCAAgttttattatgatttgattgGTGTTCTTTGTGGGGTTGAGAGGGTGAACTTTGCTCTTGAGCTTTTTGAACGAATGAAGGAAAGCTCATTAGGAGGTTATGGTCCCGTTTATGATGTGCTCATACCAAAGCTCTGTAGAGGGGGAAACTTTGAAAAGGGTAAAGAGCTGTGGGATGAGGCCTTGGCTACGGGTGCCACGCTATGTTGCTCAAGTGATGTACTTGATCCCACTATTACTGAGGTGTTTAAACCAACAAGGAAGGTGGCTGAAGTCAACCTTGATCACAGAGCGCTAAAGCCATAA